The nucleotide window CGCATTTCCCGCGGGAGCCGGCGCGGTGTGGATCAACGGCGCGGCGCTGATGTCGTCGGTGACGCCCGAGGCGCTCGACGAGGCGGCCGCGACAGCACACCGGGCCGGTACCCCGTGGGTGCTCGATCCCGTCGCGATCGGTGCGGGCGCGGCCGAGTACGACGCGATCCTCGGTGCGCTGCTGAAGCACAAGCCGTCGATCATCCGCGGCAACGCGAGTGAGATCGCCGCCCTGGCGGGTGGTGCCGGAGGCAGTGGCGTCGATTCGACCCTCGACTCCTCGGAGGTCATCGACATCATCAAGGGTCTCGCGACCCGCCTCGACGCGGTGGTCGCGGTGTCCGGCGAGGTCGACTATCTCTGCGACTCGGCAGGCCGGGCGACCGCCGTCCGCGGCGGTGATGCGCGGATGCCGCAGGTCACCGGCACCGGATGCAGCCTGGGTGCGCTCAGCGCCGCATTCTGCGCGGTCGTCGATCCGTTCACCGCCGCCGCTGCCGCACACGCGGCGTTCGCCGCCGCGGGGGAGCGGGCCGGCCGGCGTGCCTCCGGCACCGGGTCGTTCGCCGTCGCGTTCGTCGACGAACTGTCCGACCTCTGACTCTGCCCCCGGCCACGGGAGAGCGCCGCACCACCAACCGCCGATCACTCGCAAAGGAGCGAATGAGATGCCCAGCAGGAAGATTCATCTGGCCGCGTTCATGAACGCAGGTCCGCAGGGGACGGTCGGTTGGCGGCACCCGGATGCCGGCGACGGCTTCCTCGCCGCCGAGCACTACCTGCACATCGCGCGAGTGCTCGAGGATGCCCGCTTCGACATGGCGTTCGTACCCGATGCGCTCGCCGTGCCGCGCAGCCTCGGCGGCTCCTTCGCGCCGGCGGTCGAGTTCGGTTCGGGCACACCGCGTCTGGACCCGATGACGGTCATCACCCTGATGAGTTCGGTGACCAGCAACCTCGGTGTCGCCGCGACGATGTCGACGGGTTATCAGGAGCCCTACAACCTCGCCCGGTCGATGGGCACCCTCGATCACCTCAGTGGCGGACGCGCCGGCTGGAACGTCGTCACCAGCTTCCAGGATGCGGAGGCGCAGAACTTCAATCAGGACAAGCTCCCCGACCGCGAGGAGCGCTACGCGCGGGCCGAGGAGTTCCTCGAGGTCGCGACCCGGTTGTGGGATTCGTGGTCCGACGACGCACTCATCCGCGACAAGGCCTCGGGCCGGTTCGGGCATCCCGACCAGGTGGAGGCCATCGATCACAAGGGCAGGTTCTTCGAGGTGCAGGGCCCCCTCGGGGTTCCCCGTCCGCCGCAGGGTTATCCGGTCATCGTGCAGGCCGGTGCATCGCCGACGGGTCGTGACTTCGCGTCCCGCTGGGCCGATGTCGTGTTCTGCAGCCATGAGTCGCTCGAGAGCGCGGTCGGCTTCTATCGGGACATGAAGAAGCGGGCGGCCGCGCATGGTCGAGATCCCGAGCAGCTCAAGATCCTTCCGGCCGCGACGACGGTCGTCGGCACCGACTACCGCGATGCGATGGCCAAACACGAGGCGTTCTTCGAGCTCGTCGACCCCATGGCGGGTCTGTCCCGTCTGGCCTATCACGTCAACGTCGACCTCACGAAGTACGACCTCGACGGACCGCTGCCG belongs to Gordonia westfalica and includes:
- a CDS encoding hydroxyethylthiazole kinase; this encodes MGTTTIESAEVKAAVASLREKAPFVYGLTNYVAANLSANVLLALGAGPAIGSAPGWTGAFPAGAGAVWINGAALMSSVTPEALDEAAATAHRAGTPWVLDPVAIGAGAAEYDAILGALLKHKPSIIRGNASEIAALAGGAGGSGVDSTLDSSEVIDIIKGLATRLDAVVAVSGEVDYLCDSAGRATAVRGGDARMPQVTGTGCSLGALSAAFCAVVDPFTAAAAAHAAFAAAGERAGRRASGTGSFAVAFVDELSDL
- a CDS encoding LLM class flavin-dependent oxidoreductase, with protein sequence MPSRKIHLAAFMNAGPQGTVGWRHPDAGDGFLAAEHYLHIARVLEDARFDMAFVPDALAVPRSLGGSFAPAVEFGSGTPRLDPMTVITLMSSVTSNLGVAATMSTGYQEPYNLARSMGTLDHLSGGRAGWNVVTSFQDAEAQNFNQDKLPDREERYARAEEFLEVATRLWDSWSDDALIRDKASGRFGHPDQVEAIDHKGRFFEVQGPLGVPRPPQGYPVIVQAGASPTGRDFASRWADVVFCSHESLESAVGFYRDMKKRAAAHGRDPEQLKILPAATTVVGTDYRDAMAKHEAFFELVDPMAGLSRLAYHVNVDLTKYDLDGPLPSLEVVGVEGHYREVVEFAEREKLSIREIGRWYGARTEGNMIGSATDIADAMEEWLDAGAADGFMIQATHVPAAFEDFATQVVPELQRRGLFRTEYEGDTLRENLGLARPERGEWRNRAKSVADAAAGGAGA